One stretch of Streptomyces sp. R21 DNA includes these proteins:
- the rpsK gene encoding 30S ribosomal protein S11: MPPKGRQGAAKKVRRKEKKNVAHGHAHIKSTFNNTIVSITDPSGNVISWASAGHVGFKGSRKSTPFAAQMAAESAARRAQEHGMRKVDVFVKGPGSGRETAIRSLQATGLEVGSIQDVTPTPHNGCRPPKRRRV; this comes from the coding sequence ATGCCCCCCAAGGGTCGTCAGGGCGCTGCCAAGAAGGTGCGCCGCAAGGAAAAGAAGAACGTCGCTCACGGCCACGCGCACATCAAGAGCACGTTCAACAACACCATCGTCTCGATCACGGACCCCTCGGGCAACGTGATCTCCTGGGCCTCCGCCGGCCACGTCGGCTTCAAGGGCTCGCGCAAGTCCACCCCCTTCGCCGCGCAGATGGCCGCCGAGTCGGCCGCCCGTCGCGCGCAGGAGCACGGCATGCGCAAGGTTGACGTCTTCGTGAAGGGCCCGGGCTCCGGTCGCGAGACCGCGATCCGCTCCCTCCAGGCCACTGGCCTCGAGGTCGGCTCCATCCAGGACGTCACCCCCACCCCGCACAACGGCTGCCGTCCGCCGAAGCGCCGCCGCGTCTGA
- the rpsM gene encoding 30S ribosomal protein S13 yields MARVSGVDIPREKRVEVALTYVFGIGRTLSQKTLAETGVNPDTRVRDLSEEELVRIREYVDANFKTEGDLRREVQADIRRKVEIGCYQGLRHRRGLPVHGQRTSTNARTRKGPRRAIAGKKKPGKK; encoded by the coding sequence ATGGCACGCGTTTCCGGTGTTGACATCCCGCGCGAAAAGCGTGTGGAGGTCGCCCTGACCTACGTGTTCGGCATCGGCCGGACCCTCTCGCAGAAGACGCTGGCCGAGACCGGCGTCAACCCCGACACCCGCGTTCGCGACCTCTCCGAGGAGGAGCTGGTCCGCATCCGCGAGTACGTGGACGCCAACTTCAAGACCGAGGGTGACCTCCGTCGCGAGGTGCAGGCCGACATCCGCCGCAAGGTCGAGATCGGTTGCTACCAGGGTCTTCGCCACCGTCGTGGCCTGCCCGTTCACGGTCAGCGCACCAGCACGAACGCTCGTACCCGCAAGGGCCCGCGTCGCGCCATCGCCGGTAAGAAGAAGCCGGGCAAGAAGTAG
- the rpmJ gene encoding 50S ribosomal protein L36: MKVKPSVKKICDKCRVIRRHGRVMVICENPRHKQRQG, encoded by the coding sequence ATGAAGGTCAAGCCGAGCGTCAAGAAGATCTGCGACAAGTGCAGGGTGATCCGCCGTCACGGCCGGGTCATGGTCATCTGCGAAAACCCGCGCCACAAGCAGCGCCAGGGCTGA
- the infA gene encoding translation initiation factor IF-1, which translates to MAKKQGAIEIEGTVVESLPNAMFKVELQNGHQVLAHISGKMRMHYIRILPDDRVVVELSPYDLTRGRIVYRYK; encoded by the coding sequence GTGGCCAAGAAGCAAGGTGCCATCGAGATCGAGGGCACTGTCGTCGAGTCTCTTCCGAACGCAATGTTCAAGGTTGAGCTCCAGAACGGCCACCAGGTTCTGGCACACATCAGCGGCAAGATGCGTATGCACTACATCCGCATCCTCCCTGACGACCGGGTCGTGGTGGAGCTGTCTCCGTACGACCTCACGCGTGGCCGGATCGTCTACCGGTACAAGTAG
- the map gene encoding type I methionyl aminopeptidase — MVQIKSPEQIAKMREAGLVVAAVHAATGAAAVPGATTKDLDEVARKVLAEHGAKPNFLGYGGFPATICTSVNEVVVHGIPDDKTVLKDGDVISIDAGAIIDGWHGDAAFTAFVGTGHAPELVELSRVTEESMWAGIAAMKLGNRLVDVSRAIETYIRRQPKPGGGKYGIIEDYGGHGIGTEMHMDPHLLNYVERKRGKGPKLVPGFCLAIEPMVSLGTPRTEVLDDDWTVITTDGTWSSHWEHSVALTEEGPLVLTAPDGGKAKLAELGITAAPDPLA; from the coding sequence ATGGTGCAGATCAAGAGCCCCGAGCAGATCGCCAAGATGCGTGAGGCGGGACTGGTCGTCGCCGCGGTACACGCGGCCACGGGTGCGGCGGCGGTTCCCGGCGCCACCACGAAGGATCTGGACGAGGTCGCCCGCAAGGTCCTCGCCGAGCACGGCGCCAAGCCGAACTTCCTTGGCTACGGCGGCTTCCCGGCCACCATCTGCACCTCGGTCAACGAGGTCGTCGTACACGGCATCCCCGACGACAAGACCGTCCTCAAGGACGGCGACGTCATCTCCATCGACGCCGGCGCGATCATCGACGGCTGGCACGGCGACGCCGCGTTCACCGCCTTCGTCGGCACGGGTCACGCTCCGGAGCTGGTCGAGCTCTCCCGGGTGACCGAGGAGTCGATGTGGGCCGGCATCGCGGCGATGAAGCTGGGCAACCGCCTCGTCGACGTCTCCCGCGCCATCGAGACGTACATCCGCCGCCAGCCCAAGCCCGGCGGCGGCAAGTACGGAATCATCGAGGACTACGGCGGCCACGGCATCGGCACCGAGATGCACATGGACCCGCATCTCCTGAACTACGTCGAGCGCAAGCGCGGCAAGGGCCCCAAGCTGGTCCCCGGCTTCTGCCTCGCCATCGAGCCCATGGTCTCCCTGGGCACCCCGAGGACCGAGGTCCTCGACGACGACTGGACGGTCATCACCACCGACGGCACCTGGTCCTCCCACTGGGAGCACTCGGTGGCCCTCACGGAGGAGGGCCCGCTCGTCCTGACGGCCCCCGACGGCGGCAAGGCGAAGCTGGCGGAGCTGGGGATCACGGCTGCGCCGGATCCGCTGGCCTGA
- a CDS encoding adenylate kinase: protein MRIVLVGPPGAGKGTQAAFLAQNLSIPHISTGDLFRANISQGTELGKQAKAFMDAGNLVPDEVTIGMAKDRMEAPDAENGFLLDGFPRNVSQAEALDEMLKTEGMKLDAVLDLEVPEDEVVRRIAGRRICRKDSSHVFHVEYKQPKAPGVCDVCGGELYQRDDDSEDTVRKRLEVYHSQTEPIIDYYKAQGLVVTISALGKVDEVTGRAMEALKREDDDK, encoded by the coding sequence ATGCGAATCGTCCTCGTCGGGCCGCCCGGTGCCGGCAAGGGAACGCAGGCCGCGTTCCTCGCCCAGAACCTGTCGATCCCGCACATCTCGACGGGCGACCTCTTCCGCGCCAACATCAGCCAGGGCACGGAGCTGGGCAAGCAGGCGAAGGCGTTTATGGACGCCGGCAACCTGGTGCCGGACGAGGTCACCATCGGGATGGCCAAGGACCGCATGGAGGCGCCGGACGCCGAGAACGGCTTCCTGCTCGACGGCTTCCCTCGCAACGTCTCGCAGGCCGAGGCGCTGGACGAGATGCTGAAGACCGAGGGCATGAAGCTGGACGCGGTCCTGGATCTCGAGGTCCCCGAGGACGAAGTCGTCAGGCGCATCGCGGGCCGCCGCATCTGCCGCAAGGACTCGAGCCACGTCTTCCACGTGGAGTACAAGCAGCCGAAGGCCCCGGGCGTCTGCGACGTCTGCGGCGGCGAGCTGTACCAGCGTGACGACGACTCCGAGGACACGGTGCGCAAGCGCCTGGAGGTCTACCACAGCCAGACCGAGCCGATCATCGACTACTACAAGGCCCAGGGCCTGGTGGTCACGATCTCGGCTCTCGGCAAGGTCGACGAGGTCACGGGGCGCGCCATGGAGGCGCTCAAGCGTGAGGACGACGACAAGTAG
- the secY gene encoding preprotein translocase subunit SecY, with translation MLTAFARAFRTPDLRKKLLFTLGVIVVYRVGTHIPIPGVDYKNVQTCIDVAKGNQGLFGLVNMFSGGALLQITIFALGIMPYITASIILQLLTVVIPRLEALKKEGQAGTAKITQYTRYLTVALAILQGTGLVATARSGALFGSCPVGNQIVPDQSIFTTITMVVTMTAGTAVVMWLGELITDRGIGNGMSILMFISIAATFPSALWTIKKQGTLAGGWIEFGTVIAVGLVMVGLVVFVEQAQRRIPVQYAKRMIGRRSYGGTSTYIPLKVNQAGVIPVIFASSLLYIPALIAQFSKDNSGWKTWVQQNLTKGDHPIYITMYFLLIVFFAFFYVAISFNPEEVADNMKKYGGFIPGIRAGRPTAEYLSYVLNRITWPGSLYLGLIALVPTMALVGFNASGNFPFGGTSILIIVGVGLETVKQIESQLQQRNYEGFLR, from the coding sequence GTGCTCACCGCGTTCGCCCGGGCGTTCAGGACGCCCGACCTGCGCAAGAAGCTGCTCTTCACACTCGGCGTGATCGTGGTGTACCGCGTGGGTACCCACATCCCGATCCCTGGCGTCGACTACAAGAACGTCCAGACGTGCATCGACGTGGCCAAGGGCAACCAGGGCCTGTTCGGTCTCGTCAACATGTTCAGCGGCGGCGCCCTGCTGCAGATCACGATCTTCGCGCTCGGCATCATGCCGTACATCACGGCGAGCATCATCCTGCAGCTGCTGACGGTGGTGATCCCGCGACTGGAGGCCCTCAAGAAGGAGGGTCAGGCCGGCACGGCGAAAATCACGCAGTACACCCGCTATCTGACGGTGGCGCTGGCCATCCTGCAGGGCACCGGCCTGGTGGCCACCGCCCGCAGCGGCGCGCTCTTCGGCTCCTGCCCCGTCGGCAACCAGATCGTGCCGGACCAGTCGATCTTCACGACCATCACCATGGTCGTCACCATGACCGCCGGTACGGCCGTCGTGATGTGGCTCGGTGAGCTCATCACCGACCGCGGCATCGGCAACGGCATGTCGATCCTGATGTTCATCTCGATCGCCGCGACGTTCCCGTCCGCGCTGTGGACCATCAAGAAGCAGGGCACCCTCGCCGGCGGCTGGATCGAGTTCGGCACGGTCATCGCCGTCGGTCTTGTGATGGTCGGCCTGGTGGTCTTCGTCGAGCAGGCTCAGCGCCGCATTCCGGTCCAGTACGCGAAGCGCATGATCGGCCGCCGGTCCTACGGCGGTACGTCCACCTACATCCCGTTGAAGGTGAATCAGGCGGGTGTGATTCCCGTCATCTTCGCGTCGTCGCTGCTCTACATCCCGGCGTTGATCGCCCAGTTCTCCAAGGACAACTCGGGCTGGAAAACGTGGGTTCAGCAGAATCTGACCAAGGGCGACCACCCGATTTACATCACCATGTACTTTTTGCTCATCGTGTTCTTCGCGTTCTTCTATGTGGCGATCTCGTTCAACCCCGAGGAAGTCGCCGACAACATGAAGAAGTATGGTGGCTTCATCCCGGGCATCCGGGCTGGCCGACCGACCGCTGAGTACCTGAGTTACGTGCTCAACAGGATCACTTGGCCGGGGTCGCTGTATCTGGGTCTGATCGCTCTCGTACCGACAATGGCGTTGGTCGGGTTCAACGCAAGTGGCAACTTCCCGTTCGGTGGGACCAGCATCCTGATCATCGTGGGTGTGGGTCTCGAGACGGTGAAGCAGATCGAGAGCCAGCTTCAGCAGCGCAATTACGAAGGGTTCCTCCGCTGA
- the rplO gene encoding 50S ribosomal protein L15, whose amino-acid sequence MAENNPLKIHNLRPAPGAKTAKTRVGRGEASKGKTAGRGTKGTKARYQVPERFEGGQMPLHMRLPKLKGFKNPFKVEFQVVNLDKLASLYPEGGEVTVEGLVAKGAVRKNSLVKVLGQGEITVALQVTVDAVSGSAKEKITAAGGTVTELV is encoded by the coding sequence ATGGCGGAGAACAACCCGCTCAAGATCCACAACCTCCGTCCCGCCCCGGGCGCCAAGACCGCGAAGACCCGTGTGGGTCGCGGTGAGGCGTCGAAGGGTAAGACGGCCGGTCGTGGTACCAAGGGCACGAAGGCTCGTTACCAGGTTCCGGAGCGCTTCGAGGGTGGCCAGATGCCCCTCCACATGCGTCTCCCGAAGCTCAAGGGCTTCAAGAACCCCTTCAAGGTCGAGTTCCAGGTCGTGAACCTGGACAAGCTCGCCTCGCTCTACCCCGAGGGTGGCGAGGTCACCGTCGAGGGCCTGGTCGCCAAGGGTGCCGTTCGCAAGAACAGCCTCGTCAAGGTCCTGGGCCAGGGCGAGATCACCGTGGCGCTGCAGGTGACGGTTGACGCCGTCTCCGGCTCCGCCAAGGAGAAGATCACCGCCGCCGGCGGTACGGTCACCGAGCTCGTCTGA
- the rpmD gene encoding 50S ribosomal protein L30, which yields MARLKVTQTKSYIGSKQNHRDTLRSLGLKGINTQVVKEDRPEFRGMVHTVRHLVTVEEVD from the coding sequence ATGGCTCGCCTCAAGGTCACGCAGACGAAGTCGTACATCGGCAGCAAGCAGAACCACCGTGACACCCTGCGCTCCCTTGGTCTCAAGGGCATCAACACGCAGGTCGTCAAGGAGGATCGTCCCGAGTTCCGCGGAATGGTGCACACCGTCCGCCACCTCGTGACGGTCGAGGAGGTCGACTGA
- the rpsE gene encoding 30S ribosomal protein S5, with product MAGPQRRGSGAGGGERRDRKGRDGGAAAAEKTAYVERVVAINRVAKVVKGGRRFSFTALVVVGDGDGTVGVGYGKAKEVPAAIAKGVEEAKKHFFKVPRIQGTIPHPITGEKAAGVVLLKPASPGTGVIAGGPVRAVLECAGVHDILSKSLGSSNAINIVHATVAALKGLQRPEEIAARRGLPLEDVAPAALLRARAGAGA from the coding sequence ATGGCTGGACCCCAGCGCCGTGGAAGCGGTGCCGGTGGCGGCGAGCGGCGGGACCGGAAGGGCCGTGACGGCGGCGCTGCTGCCGCCGAGAAGACCGCGTACGTTGAGCGCGTTGTCGCGATCAACCGCGTCGCCAAGGTTGTGAAGGGTGGTCGTCGCTTCAGCTTCACCGCGCTGGTCGTGGTAGGCGATGGCGATGGCACCGTGGGTGTCGGTTACGGCAAGGCCAAGGAGGTGCCGGCCGCGATCGCCAAGGGTGTTGAAGAGGCCAAGAAGCACTTCTTCAAGGTTCCCCGTATCCAGGGCACCATCCCGCACCCGATCACGGGCGAGAAGGCCGCGGGCGTCGTCCTGCTCAAGCCTGCTTCCCCCGGTACCGGCGTTATCGCCGGTGGCCCGGTGCGTGCAGTGCTCGAGTGCGCCGGCGTTCACGACATCCTGTCGAAGTCGCTCGGCTCGTCCAACGCGATCAACATCGTGCACGCGACCGTGGCGGCCCTCAAGGGCCTGCAGCGTCCCGAGGAGATCGCGGCTCGCCGTGGTCTGCCCCTCGAGGACGTCGCCCCCGCGGCTCTGCTTCGTGCGCGTGCTGGGGCGGGTGCGTAA